One stretch of Microbacterium terrae DNA includes these proteins:
- a CDS encoding LacI family DNA-binding transcriptional regulator, translating into MTSPLRRPTIVDVAKEAGVSKSLVSLALRDGQGVGASTRRRIVEVAEQLGYRSNTWAASLARGRSHLIGIVVNDLHSGYHTDIVDGIEDAAASDGFAVVLSHGRRDPVIAAARLDSLGGMGVEAIVVVSGQIDRRDLERASRSRPVVVVGRPHEVPEGIGQVSNDDRLGARLAVHHLAALGHRRIAHVTSSRRPAAEERREAYLETMEQLGLAEHAEILEPDAAVARLSDPAGCPSAVFAANDRLARDLVGAAFDAGVDVPGALSVVGYDDTDLARALRPALTSVEQPRRDMGHRAFALVGSLLAGDQVRHEVIEPRLVVRDSTTAAAGWTVAGVSR; encoded by the coding sequence GTGACTTCTCCCCTGCGACGCCCGACGATCGTCGACGTCGCGAAGGAGGCGGGCGTCTCGAAGTCACTGGTCTCGCTCGCCCTGCGCGACGGTCAGGGGGTCGGAGCATCCACCCGCCGCCGCATCGTCGAGGTCGCCGAGCAGCTCGGCTACCGGTCGAACACGTGGGCCGCCAGCCTCGCGCGCGGTCGCAGCCATCTCATCGGCATCGTCGTGAACGACCTGCACAGCGGGTACCACACCGACATCGTCGACGGGATCGAGGATGCCGCGGCCTCCGACGGCTTCGCCGTGGTTCTCAGCCACGGCCGGCGCGATCCGGTGATCGCCGCCGCCCGCCTCGATTCGCTGGGCGGCATGGGCGTCGAGGCGATCGTGGTGGTGTCGGGGCAGATCGACCGCCGCGACCTCGAGCGCGCGTCGCGTTCACGCCCCGTCGTGGTCGTCGGGCGCCCGCACGAGGTGCCCGAGGGCATCGGACAGGTGTCGAACGACGACCGACTGGGCGCGCGCCTCGCCGTGCACCATCTCGCCGCGCTCGGCCACCGCCGCATCGCCCACGTGACCTCGTCGCGTCGTCCTGCTGCCGAGGAGCGACGTGAGGCGTACCTCGAGACGATGGAGCAGCTGGGACTCGCCGAGCACGCCGAGATCCTCGAACCGGATGCCGCGGTCGCGCGACTGAGCGATCCGGCGGGCTGCCCGTCGGCCGTGTTCGCCGCGAACGATCGCCTCGCCCGCGACCTGGTCGGCGCGGCATTCGACGCCGGCGTCGACGTGCCGGGGGCGCTCAGCGTGGTCGGCTACGACGACACCGACCTCGCCCGGGCCCTGCGCCCCGCGCTCACAAGCGTCGAGCAGCCGCGTCGCGACATGGGCCATCGCGCTTTCGCGCTCGTGGGCTCGCTCCTCGCGGGCGACCAGGTGCGCCACGAGGTCATCGAGCCGCGTCTCGTCGTGCGCGACTCGACGACGGCCGCCGCCGGGTGGACGGTCGCCGGCGTCAGCCGATGA
- a CDS encoding SseB family protein, translating to MALFSRRPKKSTDQPSSQQPAPQPLDEDVAPAVETTPDSGTAPAEGTAPASGTATDAADAAAAADVTGASAAAEADTVTEAEAATEATATPAGSDPAEATPPADPAVQVSLSTFQGLGPKASAPVITPRAPGPETAPTDAEVVPGLRDNVLVREALAQLSIPATATDLLNVARQLLQGHLFLRVKGDARALLAEGKRLPLAIANVGDKQYALAYSGGRALQTSLKLDGDADTSAMGQPVLAIIRHVLAGPYAGLIIDHGSQPQRAVLPRELLEKMLEKFDEQHAVKSLLAGERTPETAASVVAALQDAPLWVAVGKGPSDRPGIAEGRSKDGSRYLEVYTHPLEVAVMGRRDQAAPVTAKQLATALNGDTGLTGVIVDPAGPWIRLTRDDLQPVLALIG from the coding sequence ATGGCTTTGTTCTCGCGCCGTCCCAAGAAGTCGACCGATCAGCCCAGCTCGCAGCAGCCGGCACCGCAGCCGCTCGACGAAGACGTCGCGCCGGCCGTCGAGACGACCCCCGACTCGGGCACCGCTCCCGCCGAAGGCACCGCTCCCGCATCCGGAACGGCGACGGATGCCGCAGACGCGGCGGCAGCCGCTGACGTGACGGGTGCCTCGGCCGCAGCCGAAGCCGACACCGTCACCGAAGCCGAAGCCGCCACCGAGGCGACGGCCACCCCCGCCGGGTCCGACCCCGCCGAGGCGACGCCTCCCGCCGACCCCGCCGTGCAGGTGTCGCTGTCGACGTTCCAGGGGCTCGGCCCGAAGGCGTCGGCGCCGGTCATCACCCCGCGCGCGCCCGGCCCCGAGACGGCGCCGACCGACGCGGAGGTCGTCCCGGGTCTGCGCGACAACGTGCTCGTGCGCGAGGCGCTCGCGCAGCTGAGCATCCCCGCGACGGCGACCGATCTTCTCAACGTGGCGCGTCAGCTGCTGCAGGGGCACCTGTTCCTGCGGGTGAAGGGCGACGCCCGCGCACTCCTCGCCGAGGGCAAGCGTCTGCCCCTCGCGATCGCGAACGTCGGCGACAAGCAGTACGCGCTCGCCTACAGCGGCGGCAGGGCGCTGCAGACGAGCCTCAAACTCGACGGCGATGCCGACACCTCGGCGATGGGTCAGCCGGTGCTGGCGATCATCCGCCACGTGCTCGCGGGGCCGTACGCCGGTCTCATCATCGACCACGGCTCGCAGCCGCAGCGTGCGGTGCTGCCGCGCGAGCTGCTCGAGAAGATGCTCGAGAAGTTCGACGAGCAGCACGCCGTGAAGTCGCTGCTCGCCGGCGAGCGCACGCCCGAGACCGCGGCATCCGTCGTCGCCGCGCTGCAGGATGCGCCCCTGTGGGTCGCCGTCGGCAAGGGCCCGAGCGATCGCCCGGGCATCGCCGAAGGACGCTCGAAGGACGGCTCGCGCTACCTCGAGGTGTACACGCACCCGCTCGAAGTGGCCGTGATGGGCCGTCGCGATCAGGCCGCGCCGGTGACGGCGAAGCAGCTCGCCACGGCGTTGAACGGCGACACCGGACTGACCGGCGTGATCGTCGACCCGGCCGGCCCGTGGATCCGCCTCACCCGCGACGACCTGCAGCCGGTGCTCGCCCTCATCGGCTGA
- a CDS encoding ATP-dependent helicase codes for MTDASAAAQRAASVPVIVGAHAGPGASAHDTGARPDSDLLEGLNPQQRDAVVYRGQALLIVAGAGSGKTSVLTRRIASLLRTKDAWPSQILAITFTNKAAGEMRERVESIVGEAARGMWISTFHSACVRILRREADNFGFTKAFTIYDSGDSRALIKRLVKEHEADAFGLTPAATQSRISKLKNELADAESYARTVNMSDPAERVFVELFGAYQRELQKANAFDFDDLIAQTVYLFRAFPKVADVYRRRFRHILVDEYQDTNHAQYALIRELTRPIGSDAEPYAAGGGMMIFEAEPAAEDAASLTVVGDSDQSIYAFRGADIRNISEFEKDFPGAKVVLLEQNYRSTQTILSAANAVIGHNFDRKDKKLWTDVGAGEQIVGFTGYSQHDEAQFVADETEALRRAGVDYSQMAVFYRTNSQSRALEEIFIRAAVPYKIMGGTKFYERAEIKDALAYLVAVANPADEMALRRIINKPRRGIGDVTIETISRYAADEGITFRDALGNSSALGVGPKIQKAIAHLDLVLAEASEKMLPASGELAPPTAVAEGLQLLLNKGGYYDALRASKDPQDEARVENLDELVAVAREFARNNPEGTVLDFLTEVALVSDADDLDDATGSVSLMTMHTAKGLEYDAVFVTGVEEDLIPHRISANEPGGPQEERRLFYVGITRARKRLYLSLAMTRAQFGEVTVAMPSRFLQEIPADLLHWRQSPGDVNSRGGMQSRALNARRPGGGSGSGGFGGSGKRYGDDLVPLPRREPSGNLEKFANRIPAKVRDNGDMELGPGDRIRHDDFGEGKVDAVTGEGAKRVAHVRFEKAGLKKLLIKIAPITKL; via the coding sequence ATGACCGACGCCTCCGCGGCCGCGCAGCGCGCGGCATCCGTCCCTGTCATCGTCGGCGCGCACGCCGGCCCTGGCGCCTCCGCCCACGACACCGGCGCGCGCCCCGACAGCGACCTGCTCGAAGGCCTCAACCCGCAGCAGCGCGACGCCGTCGTCTACCGGGGGCAGGCCCTGCTCATCGTGGCCGGTGCCGGATCGGGCAAGACCAGCGTGCTCACCCGCCGCATCGCGTCGCTGCTGCGCACGAAAGACGCCTGGCCCAGCCAGATCCTCGCGATCACGTTCACCAACAAGGCCGCCGGAGAGATGCGCGAACGCGTCGAGTCGATCGTCGGCGAGGCGGCGCGCGGCATGTGGATCTCGACGTTCCACTCCGCGTGCGTGCGGATCCTGCGCCGCGAGGCCGACAACTTCGGCTTCACCAAGGCCTTCACGATCTACGACTCGGGCGACTCGCGCGCGCTCATCAAGCGACTGGTGAAGGAGCACGAGGCGGATGCCTTCGGCCTGACCCCCGCCGCCACCCAGAGCCGCATCTCGAAGCTCAAGAACGAGCTGGCCGATGCCGAGTCGTACGCCCGCACGGTGAACATGAGCGACCCCGCCGAGCGGGTGTTCGTCGAGCTTTTCGGGGCGTACCAGCGCGAGCTGCAGAAGGCGAACGCCTTCGACTTCGACGACCTCATCGCGCAGACTGTCTACCTGTTCCGGGCGTTCCCGAAGGTGGCCGACGTGTATCGGCGCCGGTTCCGGCACATCCTCGTCGACGAGTATCAAGACACCAACCACGCCCAGTACGCGCTGATCCGCGAACTGACCCGCCCGATCGGGTCGGATGCCGAGCCCTACGCGGCGGGCGGCGGGATGATGATCTTCGAGGCCGAGCCGGCCGCCGAAGACGCGGCATCCCTCACCGTCGTCGGCGACTCCGATCAGTCGATCTACGCGTTCCGCGGCGCCGACATCCGCAACATCAGCGAGTTCGAGAAGGACTTCCCCGGCGCGAAGGTGGTGCTGCTCGAGCAGAACTACCGGTCGACGCAGACGATCCTCTCGGCGGCGAACGCGGTGATCGGGCACAACTTCGACCGCAAAGACAAGAAGCTGTGGACCGACGTGGGCGCCGGCGAGCAGATCGTCGGCTTCACGGGCTACTCGCAGCACGACGAGGCCCAGTTCGTCGCCGACGAGACCGAGGCGCTGCGCCGCGCCGGGGTCGACTACAGCCAGATGGCGGTCTTCTACCGCACCAACTCGCAGTCGCGAGCGCTGGAAGAGATCTTCATCCGCGCCGCGGTGCCGTACAAGATCATGGGCGGCACCAAGTTCTACGAGCGCGCCGAGATCAAGGACGCGCTCGCCTACCTCGTCGCGGTGGCGAACCCCGCCGACGAGATGGCACTGCGACGCATCATCAACAAGCCCCGCCGCGGCATCGGCGACGTGACGATCGAGACGATCTCGCGCTACGCCGCCGACGAGGGCATCACCTTCCGCGACGCGCTCGGCAACTCCTCGGCGCTCGGCGTCGGGCCGAAGATCCAGAAGGCGATCGCGCACCTCGACCTGGTGCTCGCCGAGGCCTCCGAGAAGATGCTGCCCGCATCGGGCGAGCTCGCCCCGCCGACCGCGGTGGCCGAGGGGCTGCAGCTGCTGCTGAACAAGGGCGGGTACTACGACGCCCTGCGCGCCAGCAAAGACCCGCAAGACGAAGCCCGCGTCGAGAACCTCGACGAGCTCGTCGCCGTTGCCCGCGAGTTCGCGCGCAACAACCCCGAGGGCACGGTGCTCGACTTCCTCACCGAGGTGGCCCTGGTGTCGGATGCCGACGACCTCGACGACGCGACGGGCTCGGTGTCGCTCATGACGATGCACACCGCGAAGGGACTCGAGTACGACGCGGTGTTCGTCACCGGCGTCGAAGAAGACCTCATCCCGCACCGCATCTCGGCGAACGAGCCCGGCGGACCCCAGGAGGAGCGCCGGCTGTTCTACGTCGGCATCACCCGCGCCCGCAAGCGCCTGTACCTGTCGCTCGCGATGACCCGCGCCCAGTTCGGCGAGGTCACCGTGGCGATGCCGAGCCGCTTCCTGCAGGAGATCCCGGCCGACCTGCTGCACTGGCGCCAGTCGCCCGGCGACGTCAACTCACGCGGGGGCATGCAGTCGCGGGCGCTCAACGCACGCCGGCCCGGCGGCGGGTCGGGCTCGGGCGGCTTCGGCGGATCGGGCAAGCGCTACGGCGACGACCTCGTGCCGCTTCCCCGTCGCGAGCCGAGCGGCAACCTCGAGAAGTTCGCCAACCGCATCCCCGCCAAGGTGCGCGACAACGGCGACATGGAACTCGGCCCGGGCGACCGCATCCGTCACGACGACTTCGGCGAGGGCAAGGTCGACGCCGTCACCGGCGAGGGCGCGAAGCGCGTCGCGCATGTGCGCTTCGAGAAGGCCGGCCTCAAGAAGCTGCTGATCAAGATCGCGCCGATCACCAAGCTCTGA
- a CDS encoding LuxR C-terminal-related transcriptional regulator has protein sequence MRTERRGAVGDDVRVVIVDDHSIFRSGLRSDLDASIVVVAEAADVAAAVEAIAETQPDVVLLDVHLPSGEAAASVPDASGGEAVIRGAAPLSPGTRFLALSVSDAAEDVVRVIRAGARGYITKGSSGIEVSRAAHAVAGGDAVFSPRLAGFVLDAFGAAVGETATTNDELDRLSTREQEVMRLIARGYAYKEVAAELFISMKTVESHVSAVLRKLQLSSRYELTAWASARRLL, from the coding sequence ATGCGAACGGAGCGGAGGGGCGCCGTGGGTGACGACGTGCGGGTCGTGATCGTCGACGATCACTCGATCTTCCGGTCGGGGCTTCGCAGCGACCTCGACGCGTCGATCGTCGTCGTCGCCGAGGCCGCGGATGTCGCCGCTGCTGTCGAGGCGATCGCCGAGACGCAGCCCGACGTCGTGCTGCTCGACGTGCACCTGCCGTCGGGCGAAGCCGCGGCATCCGTCCCCGACGCATCGGGCGGCGAGGCCGTCATCCGGGGAGCCGCGCCGCTGTCGCCGGGCACGCGCTTCCTGGCGCTCAGCGTGTCGGATGCCGCCGAAGACGTCGTGCGCGTGATCCGCGCCGGCGCGCGCGGCTACATCACCAAGGGGTCGTCCGGGATCGAGGTGAGCCGTGCAGCCCACGCGGTGGCCGGCGGAGACGCGGTGTTCTCGCCGCGCCTGGCGGGCTTCGTCCTCGACGCGTTCGGCGCCGCGGTGGGCGAGACGGCGACGACGAACGACGAGCTCGACCGGCTGTCGACCCGTGAGCAGGAGGTGATGCGGCTCATCGCGCGCGGATATGCCTACAAAGAGGTCGCGGCCGAGCTGTTCATCTCGATGAAGACCGTCGAGTCGCACGTGTCGGCGGTGCTGCGCAAGCTGCAGCTGTCGTCGCGGTACGAGCTCACCGCCTGGGCATCGGCTCGTCGCCTGCTCTGA
- a CDS encoding ATP-binding protein, with translation MSISDDSRAAVGEGAGGDHAAAARAAADARPGDGPPAQRPPLERPRACIVSGVSAGLAAHLGLPLGLVRALFVGTSFLWGAGALLYAWLWVFTPWADAGEGEDAPTRRAPVAWILTGVACASMLVTLAGVALFGANGVVFGPLTPWVQGVFVTTGLAAAAGVWATLVDRRDVARGPRHETTVRIAVTAVLAILLIAQLASLQSTGAAGFLLAFVPIVGLALVYSSTLIGKWRELTGERVRRIREEQRAEMAAHLHDSVLQTLALIQNRAGASTEVARIARAQERELRAWLYDGDAPADSDLPTDLRDYAAALELDYPVRIDVVSAGLPAERASGEVAAASREAMLNAARHAGGEVSVYIEGNAAAVDVYVRDRGPGFDLDAVPADRLGIRESIVGRMRRAGGTATVRRGASGGTEVHLRFATDANGAEGRRG, from the coding sequence GTGAGCATCTCAGACGACAGCCGTGCCGCCGTGGGTGAGGGTGCCGGCGGCGATCACGCGGCTGCTGCTCGCGCGGCGGCCGATGCGCGCCCGGGCGACGGCCCACCGGCGCAGCGCCCGCCGCTCGAGCGCCCGCGCGCCTGCATCGTGTCGGGCGTCTCGGCGGGCCTCGCCGCACACCTCGGGTTGCCGCTCGGACTCGTGCGGGCGCTGTTCGTCGGCACCTCGTTCCTCTGGGGCGCCGGCGCGCTCCTGTACGCGTGGCTGTGGGTGTTCACCCCGTGGGCAGACGCGGGCGAGGGTGAGGATGCCCCCACCCGGCGCGCTCCGGTCGCGTGGATCCTCACCGGTGTCGCGTGCGCTTCGATGCTCGTCACGCTCGCCGGTGTCGCGCTGTTCGGCGCGAACGGCGTGGTCTTCGGGCCGCTCACGCCGTGGGTTCAGGGTGTCTTCGTCACCACCGGTCTGGCCGCGGCCGCCGGCGTGTGGGCGACGCTCGTCGACCGACGCGATGTGGCTCGTGGGCCGCGGCACGAGACGACGGTGCGGATCGCGGTGACCGCCGTGCTGGCGATCCTGCTGATCGCCCAGCTGGCGTCGCTGCAGAGCACGGGTGCGGCGGGGTTCCTGTTGGCGTTCGTGCCGATCGTCGGGCTCGCGCTGGTGTATTCGTCCACCCTGATCGGCAAGTGGCGGGAGCTGACGGGGGAGCGGGTGCGGCGCATCCGTGAGGAGCAGCGCGCCGAGATGGCCGCGCACCTGCACGACTCGGTGCTGCAGACGCTCGCCCTCATCCAGAACCGCGCCGGCGCATCGACCGAGGTCGCCCGCATCGCCCGCGCACAGGAGCGCGAGCTGCGCGCCTGGCTGTACGACGGCGACGCGCCGGCCGACAGCGACCTGCCGACCGACCTCCGCGACTACGCCGCCGCGCTCGAACTCGACTACCCGGTGCGCATCGACGTCGTCTCGGCGGGGCTGCCGGCCGAGCGCGCGAGTGGCGAGGTCGCAGCGGCGTCGCGCGAGGCGATGCTCAACGCCGCCCGCCATGCCGGCGGCGAGGTGTCGGTGTACATCGAGGGCAATGCCGCCGCCGTCGACGTCTACGTGCGCGACCGCGGCCCCGGATTCGATCTCGACGCGGTGCCGGCCGATCGCCTCGGCATCCGCGAATCGATCGTCGGACGGATGCGTCGCGCCGGCGGCACGGCCACCGTGCGGCGTGGTGCGAGCGGCGGCACCGAGGTGCACCTGCGGTTCGCGACCGATGCGAACGGAGCGGAGGGGCGCCGTGGGTGA
- a CDS encoding PspC domain-containing protein: MTDTTSAPPTDPGPPPPMPAGLPSGSDRFFSWVRGLGIVRADGWLSGVCGGLAARLRIDPLIVRGIVVVLAVIGFPALLVYAIAWALLPDVNGRIHLRELFQGRFDPAMVGILILTIVSFVPVVPWLWNAALWPVWAVFGVGSPLEPWGIWDLGSPLGGFGVILALAIIGAATFLIVRSARADRRAEAYPPRPASADDASAPPAAPSSGEGAATAVAAVPVQGDADSGGPAPAESAVGTDLTTDAAPAAALVTPSSGASVVAAPDSDAALSVPRVADAGILTPPSAPGEASDEAIAQWRASHEEWRRHDHAWRRSQQDAERAAREQSRREREAMGVAWAAEVEERRRVRRATRPRTSFAFVLTAIGAAIVGGALASLAALGSPESADYSGAIGALAAAAITALAMVVAGIARRRSGFLTAVTIVLLISGLVASLVGGPRAVMLGHSSLTSRASDQSVSQVFGSTDIWVEPLSGSRTVVAGTIDVQKLNGNTYITVNPGTQLILEAHLGGGSVSYSRIDQETGEFESDGIVYPSTAADGASVYDWSIRNGATPGPVTQQRVVLNQTVGSVYITIFEPEDDQ; the protein is encoded by the coding sequence ATGACCGACACCACGTCTGCTCCCCCCACCGATCCGGGTCCGCCGCCACCCATGCCGGCCGGTCTTCCGTCGGGCTCGGATCGCTTCTTCTCGTGGGTGCGCGGTCTCGGCATCGTGCGGGCCGACGGGTGGCTGAGCGGCGTGTGCGGGGGGCTCGCGGCGCGCCTGCGCATCGACCCGCTGATCGTGCGCGGCATCGTCGTGGTGCTCGCCGTGATCGGGTTTCCGGCGCTCCTCGTCTACGCCATCGCGTGGGCGCTGCTGCCCGACGTGAACGGCCGCATCCACCTGCGCGAGCTCTTCCAGGGCCGGTTCGACCCGGCGATGGTCGGCATCCTCATCCTCACGATCGTCAGCTTCGTGCCGGTCGTGCCGTGGCTGTGGAACGCCGCACTGTGGCCGGTGTGGGCAGTCTTCGGCGTCGGCTCCCCCCTGGAGCCGTGGGGCATCTGGGACCTCGGCTCTCCCCTCGGCGGCTTCGGCGTGATCCTCGCGCTGGCGATCATCGGGGCCGCCACGTTCCTCATCGTCCGGTCGGCGCGTGCCGACCGGCGCGCCGAAGCATATCCTCCGCGACCGGCTTCCGCGGACGACGCATCGGCGCCTCCGGCCGCCCCCTCTTCGGGTGAGGGTGCAGCCACCGCCGTCGCGGCGGTTCCCGTGCAGGGCGACGCGGACTCGGGCGGCCCCGCGCCGGCCGAGTCCGCCGTCGGGACGGATCTGACGACGGATGCTGCTCCCGCAGCCGCGCTCGTCACACCGTCTTCGGGAGCATCCGTCGTCGCGGCACCAGACTCCGATGCCGCGCTTTCGGTCCCCCGTGTCGCTGACGCCGGGATCCTCACCCCGCCGTCTGCCCCAGGCGAGGCCAGTGACGAGGCGATTGCGCAGTGGCGCGCGAGCCATGAGGAGTGGCGCCGTCACGACCACGCGTGGCGTCGCAGCCAGCAGGATGCCGAGCGCGCAGCCCGCGAGCAGTCCCGCCGCGAGCGCGAAGCCATGGGAGTGGCCTGGGCGGCCGAGGTCGAGGAGCGCCGTCGCGTGCGCCGGGCGACCCGACCGCGGACGAGCTTCGCGTTCGTGCTGACGGCGATCGGCGCCGCCATCGTCGGCGGTGCCCTGGCCTCACTCGCGGCCCTCGGTTCGCCGGAGTCCGCCGACTACTCCGGCGCGATCGGCGCATTGGCGGCCGCCGCCATCACCGCGCTGGCGATGGTCGTCGCGGGCATCGCGCGACGGCGCAGCGGCTTCCTCACCGCCGTCACCATCGTGCTGCTCATCTCGGGCCTCGTCGCTTCCCTCGTCGGCGGGCCGCGGGCGGTGATGCTCGGACATTCCTCGCTCACCTCGCGCGCGAGCGACCAGTCCGTCAGCCAGGTGTTCGGGTCGACCGACATCTGGGTCGAGCCGCTCTCGGGCAGCCGCACCGTGGTCGCCGGCACGATCGACGTGCAGAAGCTCAACGGCAACACCTACATCACGGTGAACCCCGGAACCCAGCTCATCCTCGAGGCCCACCTCGGCGGCGGGTCGGTCAGCTACAGCCGCATCGACCAGGAGACCGGCGAGTTCGAGTCCGATGGAATCGTGTACCCGAGCACCGCCGCCGACGGCGCATCCGTCTACGACTGGTCGATACGAAACGGCGCGACACCGGGCCCCGTGACGCAGCAGCGCGTCGTGCTCAACCAGACCGTGGGCTCGGTCTACATCACCATCTTCGAACCGGAGGACGACCAGTGA